In Rhodopirellula sp. P2, the DNA window TGCACTCATGAGGCACCTCCGGTTGCCAAGCGTCGTTCAATGCATTCCGCCAATTGCCGGCGGACTCGCATCAACGTCACGCGAACATTCGAGCTTCCTTGACTCATTGAATTAGCGATTTGGTCGATCGTTTGTGATTCGAAGTATCGGTCTTGGATCAATTGCCGCCGTTTCTCGGGCAAGGAATTCAGACACTCGGAAAGAGCCGATTGAATTTCGTGCAAGCGTTCGGCCTCCGTTTCGACTTCGGTCGAGACCAACTCGGCGACATCGGCGTCGAGCAGCGAGGGAGCCCGCCGCTTGTCTCGCAAGTTCGAGAGCACCT includes these proteins:
- a CDS encoding sigma-70 family RNA polymerase sigma factor; translated protein: MTDPPRPAAKRLAAESAEEHFVQLVTEHQPRIGAYIQSLMGDANRAADVLQETNLVLWRRKADYQVGKPFLPWAFGIARLQVLSNLRDKRRAPSLLDADVAELVSTEVETEAERLHEIQSALSECLNSLPEKRRQLIQDRYFESQTIDQIANSMSQGSSNVRVTLMRVRRQLAECIERRLATGGAS